Proteins encoded within one genomic window of uncultured Draconibacterium sp.:
- a CDS encoding SRPBCC domain-containing protein: MKNKRGSVLTVYRGMKKGDTIIVEQLVDSQITNVWQVLTELPKMKQWYFNNIDHFQPQIGSDSQFIVRSGNRTFTHLWKVIEVSAPTKICYTWKYLEFPGDSVVCFNLTECGGQTKLTLTQSVLEDFPDDINEFKNESCRAGWNYFLGDRLSAFLKNNKDKTNE; encoded by the coding sequence ATGAAGAATAAACGCGGTAGCGTGTTAACTGTGTACCGGGGAATGAAAAAGGGAGATACAATTATTGTTGAGCAGTTGGTTGATAGCCAGATAACAAATGTTTGGCAGGTATTAACTGAATTACCCAAAATGAAACAATGGTATTTCAATAATATAGACCATTTTCAACCGCAAATTGGCTCCGATTCTCAATTCATCGTACGGTCTGGTAACAGAACATTTACACATCTCTGGAAAGTGATTGAAGTTAGTGCGCCAACAAAAATTTGTTATACGTGGAAATACCTTGAATTCCCGGGAGATTCCGTTGTGTGTTTCAATTTAACAGAATGTGGCGGACAAACAAAATTGACCTTAACACAATCTGTTCTGGAAGATTTTCCGGATGATATTAACGAGTTTAAAAATGAAAGCTGTAGGGCAGGCTGGAATTATTTTCTGGGAGACCGATTATCAGCATTTCTGAAAAATAATAAAGATAAAACGAATGAGTAA
- a CDS encoding DUF2007 domain-containing protein yields MSKAVTVATFTSNFDMKYMLFKEMLEEAGITFMLVNEITSTIDGTFSGSPSNIGIEIRVMEEKFEEALEIYNSIK; encoded by the coding sequence ATGAGTAAAGCTGTAACTGTAGCAACGTTCACAAGCAATTTCGACATGAAGTACATGTTATTTAAAGAAATGCTTGAAGAAGCCGGCATTACATTCATGTTGGTAAACGAGATTACCAGCACTATTGATGGTACATTTAGTGGAAGTCCTTCCAACATAGGTATTGAAATACGGGTAATGGAAGAGAAATTTGAAGAGGCGCTGGAGATTTATAACTCTATAAAATAG
- a CDS encoding prolyl oligopeptidase family serine peptidase, which produces MKNILSLLTLLIISASLSAQTEKRPLTFEDILKWNRITETHLSNNGKYVAWKEEPWKGNATLKVSTPNAEQVASFSYGTKAEFTADSKFLIFTEVPPADTIRELKLKKTKKEDLPQNKLVVFDIQENKSEKTDNLKSVKVPEEWSGWIAYQAEDPNDSTKNEKDKTDPLYIKNLDSGATKTYPAVSSYEFAKDQPFISFISEGDSTFSAGVYLVNLKADKISPILEAEGKFEQLCIADNGERLAFLADTTSTEKPSFAIYFWEGEKETVIADNSNDAIPANWEISKNGNLSFSDNGERLFFGTDPILPEKDTTILEEEIPALDVWTWNEEQLQTVQLNNRKRDLKKTYLAVVHLDEQKTVQLETEQFSRIRKIQNGDADKLLAYSNRPYAVQTMWEGDPYHNDFYLIDINSGEAEEIKTDCRATPSVSPNGKFVYWYNAVDTTWNTYEIATGKEYQITQPETIQAADELNDRPMLASSYRNAGWLENDEAILIYDRYDLWKVDPTNAADPVNLTKNGRTEKINYRLVRFNPEPNTGINPSETVLLTGHNEVSRADAYYAFDLNKNKTPEAIFSLNYKLGRPAKAEDDDLIIFTKEDFQTYPNLIATDLRFNKETQISDAVPQQDEFKWGTAELVTWRSLDGLVLEGTLHKPDDFDPNKKYPMIVNFYEKSSDRLLSYHMPENHRSTIDYHYYTSHGYIIFNPDVYYKEGYPGESAFNCVMPGITSLIDKGFVDEKHIGAQGHSWGGYQVAYLATRTNMFAAIESGAPVVNMFSAYGGIRWGSGLNRSFQYEHTQSRIGKSIWESPLRYLENSPLFTIDKINTPILIMHNDDDGAVPWYQGIEFFIGLRRLQKPSWLLNYNEADHWPTKLRDMNDFQIRMAQFFDHYLKGEPMPKWMDKGIPAINKGVDMGYELVE; this is translated from the coding sequence ATGAAAAACATTTTGTCTCTACTCACTTTATTAATTATTTCAGCAAGTTTGTCGGCACAAACAGAAAAACGTCCACTAACGTTTGAGGACATTCTAAAATGGAACAGAATTACTGAAACACATCTGTCGAACAACGGGAAATACGTTGCATGGAAAGAAGAACCATGGAAAGGTAATGCAACGCTGAAGGTTAGCACTCCTAATGCTGAACAAGTTGCATCATTTAGCTACGGAACCAAAGCCGAGTTTACAGCTGATTCAAAATTCCTGATTTTTACTGAAGTTCCGCCGGCAGATACAATTCGTGAATTGAAACTGAAAAAGACAAAAAAGGAAGACCTGCCTCAGAACAAGCTTGTTGTTTTCGATATTCAGGAGAATAAGTCAGAAAAAACAGACAACCTAAAGTCAGTTAAAGTTCCGGAAGAATGGTCGGGTTGGATAGCCTATCAGGCTGAAGATCCAAATGATTCTACAAAAAACGAAAAGGACAAAACAGATCCGTTGTACATCAAAAATCTTGACAGCGGAGCAACAAAAACATATCCTGCAGTCAGCAGCTACGAATTTGCCAAAGACCAACCATTTATCAGTTTTATTTCTGAAGGCGACAGTACTTTTTCTGCCGGAGTTTACCTGGTTAATTTAAAGGCCGACAAAATTTCCCCGATCCTTGAAGCGGAGGGAAAATTCGAACAACTTTGTATTGCCGATAATGGTGAACGGCTTGCCTTTTTAGCCGATACTACCAGTACAGAAAAACCATCGTTTGCAATTTATTTCTGGGAGGGAGAAAAGGAAACAGTTATAGCCGACAATTCAAACGATGCCATTCCCGCAAACTGGGAAATAAGTAAGAATGGTAATCTTTCCTTCTCTGATAACGGAGAGCGTTTGTTTTTTGGAACTGATCCAATCTTACCCGAAAAAGACACAACAATACTGGAGGAAGAGATTCCGGCACTTGATGTCTGGACATGGAACGAAGAGCAACTTCAAACCGTTCAACTGAATAATAGAAAAAGAGACTTGAAGAAAACCTATTTAGCAGTTGTTCATCTCGACGAGCAAAAAACTGTTCAGCTGGAGACCGAACAATTTTCACGCATTCGAAAAATACAAAATGGCGACGCCGATAAATTACTGGCCTACAGCAACCGTCCATACGCAGTGCAAACGATGTGGGAAGGCGACCCGTATCACAACGATTTCTACCTGATAGACATCAATTCCGGTGAGGCTGAAGAAATTAAAACCGACTGTCGTGCTACTCCATCAGTTTCTCCCAACGGGAAATTTGTGTACTGGTACAATGCCGTCGATACAACCTGGAATACCTACGAAATTGCAACAGGTAAAGAATATCAGATTACACAGCCAGAAACAATACAGGCAGCCGATGAGTTAAACGATCGTCCGATGTTGGCGAGTTCGTACCGAAATGCTGGCTGGCTGGAAAATGATGAAGCAATATTAATATACGATCGTTACGACCTTTGGAAAGTTGATCCAACAAATGCTGCCGATCCGGTAAACCTGACCAAAAATGGCAGAACCGAGAAGATAAACTACCGCTTGGTACGTTTTAATCCGGAACCGAATACAGGTATCAATCCTTCGGAAACAGTTCTGTTAACCGGTCATAATGAAGTTTCGCGTGCCGATGCCTACTACGCTTTTGACCTGAATAAAAATAAAACACCTGAAGCTATTTTCAGTCTGAATTACAAGTTGGGTAGACCTGCAAAAGCAGAGGATGACGACCTTATCATTTTCACAAAAGAGGATTTTCAAACCTATCCGAACCTGATCGCAACCGACCTGCGATTTAACAAGGAGACGCAAATTAGTGATGCCGTGCCTCAACAAGACGAATTTAAGTGGGGAACTGCCGAGCTGGTTACCTGGCGCTCGCTTGATGGCCTGGTTTTGGAAGGCACGCTGCACAAACCTGACGATTTCGATCCAAACAAAAAATATCCGATGATCGTGAATTTTTACGAGAAAAGTTCGGACAGACTGCTGAGCTACCACATGCCTGAGAATCATCGCTCAACCATTGATTATCATTATTACACCAGTCATGGTTATATCATTTTCAATCCCGATGTTTATTACAAAGAAGGCTATCCGGGCGAATCGGCATTTAATTGTGTGATGCCCGGCATAACATCGTTAATCGACAAAGGCTTTGTTGACGAAAAACACATTGGCGCTCAGGGACACAGCTGGGGCGGTTACCAGGTTGCCTATCTGGCTACACGAACCAATATGTTTGCGGCAATTGAATCGGGAGCTCCAGTGGTAAATATGTTCAGCGCGTACGGCGGTATACGTTGGGGATCAGGTTTAAATCGTTCTTTCCAGTACGAACACACCCAAAGCCGTATCGGAAAATCAATTTGGGAATCGCCATTACGTTATTTGGAGAATTCACCACTGTTTACAATCGACAAGATTAACACACCGATTCTGATTATGCATAACGACGATGACGGTGCAGTGCCATGGTACCAGGGAATTGAGTTCTTTATCGGACTTCGACGTTTACAGAAACCAAGTTGGTTGCTTAACTACAACGAAGCCGACCACTGGCCAACCAAACTTCGCGATATGAACGATTTTCAGATACGAATGGCCCAGTTTTTCGACCACTACCTAAAAGGTGAGCCAATGCCAAAATGGATGGACAAAGGTATTCCGGCAATAAACAAAGGAGTTGATATGGGGTATGAATTGGTAGAGTAA
- a CDS encoding saccharopine dehydrogenase C-terminal domain-containing protein: MKKKIIVLGAGLVGSSIAKDLSKNHLVTSVDFDKKALDKFSAFPEIKCIQENLSQPGKIKSLVADYDLVIGAVPGFMGYQTMKAVIEAGTNMVDISFMPEDFLSLNGLAQRNKVCVVADCGVAPGMGNIILGHHNQQITVKSYECLVGGLPVIREWPYEYKAVFSPIDVIEEYTRPARYIQNYELVEKEALSDPELIHFDGIGTLESWNSDGLRSLMQTMKNVPDMIEKTLRYPGCIEYLRVLRESGFFSYDPVEVNGVQVRPIDVTTKLLFPKWQLKPGEEDFTIMRIVIKGVENGAKKTFTYHLLDKYERETQTISMARTTGYACTSVANLVLEGTFNPIGVNAPEAVGAQPGNLSYIFQYLKERGVIYKVSE, translated from the coding sequence ATGAAAAAGAAAATTATTGTTTTAGGTGCCGGACTTGTAGGAAGTTCAATTGCCAAAGATTTATCAAAAAATCACCTGGTTACCAGTGTCGACTTTGACAAAAAAGCATTAGACAAGTTTTCTGCGTTCCCCGAAATAAAATGCATTCAGGAGAATCTGAGCCAACCCGGAAAAATAAAATCATTGGTTGCCGATTACGATCTTGTAATCGGAGCAGTTCCGGGTTTTATGGGCTATCAAACCATGAAAGCGGTAATTGAGGCCGGAACGAACATGGTTGATATTTCGTTTATGCCCGAAGATTTTCTGTCGTTAAACGGTTTGGCGCAAAGAAACAAGGTTTGTGTTGTTGCCGATTGTGGCGTTGCTCCCGGCATGGGAAATATAATTTTGGGACATCATAATCAGCAAATTACAGTAAAATCATACGAATGCTTGGTTGGAGGACTGCCAGTTATTCGCGAATGGCCTTATGAATACAAAGCGGTGTTCTCCCCAATCGACGTAATTGAAGAATACACCCGGCCTGCACGATACATCCAAAACTACGAGCTGGTAGAAAAAGAAGCACTCTCCGATCCTGAATTAATCCATTTTGATGGAATTGGTACGCTTGAATCGTGGAACTCCGATGGTTTGCGTTCACTAATGCAAACGATGAAAAATGTGCCCGACATGATTGAAAAAACGCTGCGCTACCCGGGATGCATCGAGTACCTCCGTGTTTTAAGAGAATCGGGATTTTTCTCGTACGATCCGGTTGAAGTAAACGGTGTTCAGGTTAGACCAATTGATGTAACCACCAAATTACTTTTCCCGAAGTGGCAACTGAAACCCGGCGAGGAAGATTTTACAATAATGCGTATCGTTATAAAAGGAGTGGAAAATGGAGCTAAAAAAACATTTACCTATCATCTGCTCGACAAATACGAACGCGAAACGCAAACAATTTCAATGGCACGAACAACCGGTTATGCTTGTACCTCGGTTGCAAATCTTGTGCTCGAAGGTACTTTCAACCCGATTGGTGTTAATGCTCCCGAAGCAGTTGGGGCACAACCCGGAAACCTCAGTTACATCTTCCAATACCTGAAAGAACGTGGCGTAATCTACAAGGTTTCGGAGTAG
- a CDS encoding response regulator transcription factor, translating to MKIKVIVADDHQLFREGLINLLHSADNIEVIAQAENGQDAIDKVEAFKPDVLLVDIAMEKLNGIEATRILKEKMPEIKIIAVSMHSDKQYVKGMLEAGADGYLLKNCTYRQLTDAVNSVHDGKKFLSEDITEIVINGYLNSSPDDNDSYSQLSDREKEIFLLFAEGKSTREIGDELFISVKTVGTHKQNILEKLDLKTNSDLVKYALKKGLIQLD from the coding sequence ATGAAAATAAAGGTTATAGTTGCTGACGATCACCAACTTTTCAGAGAAGGTTTAATCAACCTTTTACACTCGGCTGACAATATTGAAGTTATTGCCCAGGCTGAAAACGGACAAGATGCAATTGACAAAGTTGAGGCTTTTAAGCCCGACGTGCTTTTGGTTGATATTGCCATGGAAAAATTAAATGGTATTGAAGCCACCCGAATTTTAAAAGAAAAAATGCCGGAAATAAAAATCATCGCCGTATCGATGCATTCTGATAAACAATATGTAAAAGGAATGTTGGAAGCCGGTGCTGACGGATACCTTTTAAAGAATTGCACCTACCGCCAACTTACCGATGCTGTAAACTCAGTGCACGACGGTAAAAAATTCCTGAGCGAAGACATTACCGAAATTGTTATTAACGGTTACCTGAATTCGAGTCCCGATGATAACGATTCATATTCACAATTATCCGATCGCGAGAAAGAAATTTTCCTGCTTTTTGCCGAAGGAAAATCAACGCGCGAAATCGGCGACGAACTTTTTATCAGCGTAAAAACAGTTGGTACACATAAGCAAAATATTCTTGAAAAACTTGATTTAAAAACCAACTCCGACCTTGTAAAATATGCCTTGAAAAAAGGATTGATTCAGCTCGATTAG
- a CDS encoding response regulator, with protein MKKILAIDDNNINLELISQIVKVYYPDFKFIGALSGKEGITIAQRENPDLILLDIMMPDLDGYETCKLLKQNNRTKQIPIIMVSALGRDSVERTKGLNAGADSFISKPFDQVELKAQINVALRIKSYQLQLKKLNSEVTLVEERERRRIAENLHDSLGQTLGLAFMNLSSIDVDECSPAIKNTINFTSKLLNKAIEESRRLTYDLSPPILYELGLLPAIQWKLEQFEKDFNIKTNLIIENKSTQLSKENNIFLYRTVGELLTNTYKHSEATEVTVKQATNNGMYCISVEDNGIGINESPSKQVSNKGGFGLLSIEERIENLNGTFNIEALEKGTKAEIEIPYSLERN; from the coding sequence ATGAAGAAAATTCTGGCAATTGATGACAATAACATCAATCTGGAACTTATTTCGCAGATTGTAAAGGTATATTACCCCGATTTTAAATTTATTGGTGCATTAAGCGGCAAGGAGGGGATAACTATTGCGCAAAGAGAAAACCCCGACCTGATTTTGCTGGATATTATGATGCCGGATCTTGACGGGTACGAAACCTGTAAATTGTTAAAGCAAAATAACCGAACAAAGCAAATACCAATTATTATGGTATCAGCCTTGGGACGCGACAGTGTTGAACGCACCAAAGGGTTGAATGCCGGAGCTGATTCTTTTATTTCAAAACCGTTCGATCAGGTTGAGTTAAAAGCACAGATTAATGTTGCTTTACGTATAAAATCGTACCAGTTACAACTTAAAAAGTTAAACTCCGAAGTTACGCTGGTTGAAGAGCGGGAAAGAAGGCGTATTGCTGAAAACCTCCACGACAGTTTGGGACAAACGCTGGGACTGGCATTTATGAACTTGTCGTCAATTGACGTAGACGAATGTTCTCCAGCCATAAAAAACACCATTAATTTTACCTCAAAACTACTCAATAAAGCTATTGAGGAATCGCGGCGATTAACTTACGATTTAAGTCCACCAATACTTTATGAATTAGGCTTGCTACCCGCTATTCAATGGAAACTTGAACAATTTGAGAAAGACTTTAACATAAAAACAAATCTTATTATCGAGAACAAGAGTACACAACTCAGCAAAGAGAATAACATTTTTCTGTATCGTACAGTTGGAGAGTTGCTTACAAACACATACAAACACTCCGAAGCCACAGAGGTTACTGTAAAACAGGCAACAAACAACGGTATGTACTGTATTTCGGTAGAAGACAATGGGATTGGAATAAACGAATCGCCTTCGAAACAGGTATCAAACAAAGGTGGTTTCGGCTTGTTAAGCATTGAAGAGCGAATTGAAAATTTAAACGGTACTTTTAACATTGAAGCCTTGGAAAAAGGTACGAAAGCCGAGATTGAGATACCGTATTCTCTTGAACGAAATTAG
- a CDS encoding alpha-L-arabinofuranosidase C-terminal domain-containing protein, which translates to MNISLKKIILCLLLALLFVFQNSYGQETTITISQPEQKVEVSSNIYGQFIEYLRNSITGGIFQEDSPLSDENGFRIDVLQKMKELNTPVLRYPGGTITKIYHWEDGIGPRDERPARRNLIWGGVEDNHFGTDEYIKYCREIGAEPYIVVNMGTGTAEEAANWVEYCNGTGDTYYANLRRKYGTKEPYNVKFWSLGNEEAAREDAGRLSDPEKYADESWYFAKLMKLTDPTIKLFVVADPFKLDWNDPVLSSLSSIVDYVSLHWYVGNSPDDPFAIYKNITRFDESLTKLGDYLQQFPAKVENFSQWYRFPPREGAIKISVDEWGIWDNTCGGQCNLDCEYTWKSALATASFLNVFHRQAENVTMANWAQSANILGAILANEEGSVEQTVYYPLQYFRKYVGNSLVEVDVQYMPLLAEDQTVEALDVSATYNNENDELCVFVVNRSDEELTVKLSFEDSKNSTATLVEMTAPNENSHNAIGEESVVSIKEKPVKKNGAINLAPLSINILKFR; encoded by the coding sequence ATGAATATTTCGCTTAAAAAAATAATACTGTGCTTGTTGTTGGCTCTACTATTTGTTTTTCAGAATAGTTATGGGCAGGAAACCACAATAACGATCTCGCAACCAGAGCAGAAAGTTGAAGTATCATCAAATATTTACGGGCAGTTTATCGAGTATTTGCGAAACAGTATTACCGGCGGAATATTTCAGGAAGATTCGCCCTTATCGGATGAAAATGGATTTCGCATCGATGTGCTGCAAAAAATGAAGGAACTAAATACTCCGGTTTTGCGCTATCCGGGAGGAACCATCACAAAAATTTATCATTGGGAGGATGGTATTGGGCCACGTGATGAGCGTCCGGCGCGCCGCAACCTGATTTGGGGCGGGGTGGAAGACAACCATTTTGGAACCGACGAATACATAAAATATTGCCGCGAGATTGGGGCCGAGCCTTACATTGTGGTAAACATGGGTACGGGAACTGCCGAAGAGGCCGCCAATTGGGTGGAATATTGCAACGGAACCGGCGATACGTATTATGCCAATCTGCGCCGCAAGTACGGAACGAAAGAACCTTATAATGTAAAGTTTTGGAGCCTGGGAAATGAAGAGGCCGCCCGCGAAGATGCCGGGCGTTTGTCCGATCCGGAGAAATATGCAGACGAATCGTGGTATTTTGCCAAATTGATGAAATTGACTGATCCTACCATTAAATTATTTGTGGTGGCCGATCCGTTTAAATTAGATTGGAACGATCCCGTTTTATCTTCTTTGTCGTCGATTGTGGATTATGTGTCGTTACACTGGTATGTGGGAAATAGCCCCGATGATCCGTTTGCAATTTATAAAAATATAACCCGTTTTGATGAAAGCCTGACCAAACTGGGAGATTACCTTCAGCAGTTTCCGGCTAAGGTGGAGAATTTCTCTCAATGGTATCGTTTTCCGCCACGCGAAGGAGCCATAAAAATTTCGGTTGACGAATGGGGAATTTGGGATAACACCTGCGGCGGACAATGCAACTTGGATTGCGAATATACCTGGAAGAGCGCGTTGGCAACAGCTTCGTTTCTGAACGTATTTCACCGGCAGGCCGAAAATGTAACGATGGCCAACTGGGCGCAATCAGCAAACATTCTGGGGGCAATTTTAGCTAACGAAGAGGGTTCTGTTGAGCAAACCGTGTATTATCCACTTCAGTATTTCAGAAAGTATGTTGGAAACAGTTTGGTGGAAGTTGATGTGCAATACATGCCGCTTCTTGCCGAAGATCAGACCGTGGAGGCGCTGGATGTTTCAGCAACTTACAACAATGAAAATGATGAGCTTTGTGTTTTTGTGGTGAATCGCAGTGACGAGGAGCTAACGGTAAAACTGAGTTTTGAAGATTCAAAAAACTCTACTGCAACACTTGTTGAAATGACAGCTCCAAACGAAAATTCGCATAACGCAATTGGGGAGGAGAGTGTGGTGTCGATTAAAGAAAAGCCGGTGAAAAAGAACGGAGCCATAAATTTGGCCCCTTTATCGATTAATATTTTGAAATTTCGTTAA
- a CDS encoding aldo/keto reductase — MKEKSVKENPQKEMKRREFIHVGAGVAAGVGLMGLGTTKLFGANATSVTQTTIENVTLNNSVKMPILGFGTLYLNGETGAQYVADAISLGYRLIDTATIYGNEEAVSAGIKKSGIDRKELFVTSKLWVDDSGYEKGKAAFQTSLDKLGLDYLDLYLIHRPRGNVKGSWKAMEELHKEGKIKAIGISNFEDHQIDELLEYATVKPAVNQIETHAFFNQSKARKSLLDYGVQMEAWSPLAQGRNDLFTNETLAAIGEKYNKNNAQVSLRWHYQRGIVAIPRSSQKAHMIENLNIFDFELSDSDMKTIAALDLNKTQFPEWE, encoded by the coding sequence ATGAAAGAAAAATCCGTCAAAGAGAATCCTCAAAAAGAAATGAAACGCCGCGAGTTTATCCACGTTGGTGCCGGTGTTGCTGCCGGTGTTGGTTTAATGGGTTTGGGAACGACCAAACTTTTTGGAGCTAACGCTACCTCTGTTACACAAACCACAATTGAGAATGTAACTTTAAACAACAGCGTAAAAATGCCGATACTGGGATTTGGCACACTCTATCTGAATGGCGAAACGGGAGCACAATATGTTGCCGATGCCATTTCGCTGGGTTACCGATTGATTGATACGGCCACCATTTACGGGAACGAAGAAGCGGTAAGCGCAGGTATTAAAAAAAGCGGAATTGACCGAAAAGAGTTGTTTGTTACATCGAAGCTTTGGGTAGACGATTCGGGTTATGAAAAGGGCAAAGCTGCATTCCAGACTTCACTTGATAAACTGGGACTCGATTATCTTGATCTTTATCTCATCCACCGTCCGCGTGGCAATGTAAAAGGCTCGTGGAAAGCCATGGAAGAATTGCATAAAGAAGGTAAAATAAAAGCCATTGGAATTAGTAATTTCGAAGATCACCAGATTGATGAACTGCTGGAGTACGCCACCGTAAAACCGGCCGTTAACCAAATTGAAACACATGCTTTTTTCAATCAAAGCAAAGCACGAAAATCGTTACTGGATTACGGTGTACAAATGGAAGCATGGTCGCCATTGGCGCAGGGCCGAAACGATTTGTTTACCAACGAAACACTAGCGGCTATTGGCGAAAAATACAATAAAAATAATGCGCAGGTAAGTTTAAGGTGGCATTATCAGCGCGGTATTGTTGCTATTCCACGCTCATCGCAAAAAGCGCACATGATAGAAAACCTCAATATTTTTGATTTCGAACTCAGTGACTCGGATATGAAAACCATTGCTGCCCTGGATCTGAATAAAACCCAGTTTCCGGAGTGGGAATAG
- a CDS encoding 4a-hydroxytetrahydrobiopterin dehydratase, with translation MSELSKKHCTPCEKETIPLNAEEIRHFKKKISDDWKVINDKKILKSFSVKNFNEAMAFAQKIALLADEENHHPDLGIHYHSVDVEISTHNIRGLSPNDFILAAKIDGI, from the coding sequence ATGAGTGAATTAAGCAAAAAACACTGTACACCGTGCGAAAAAGAAACAATACCGTTAAATGCTGAAGAGATCAGGCATTTTAAGAAAAAAATTAGTGACGACTGGAAAGTAATAAATGACAAGAAGATTTTGAAGAGTTTTTCTGTTAAGAACTTTAATGAAGCGATGGCATTTGCTCAAAAGATTGCTTTGCTGGCAGATGAAGAAAACCATCACCCCGATCTAGGTATTCATTATCATTCAGTTGATGTTGAAATTAGCACTCACAATATTAGAGGTTTGTCGCCAAACGACTTTATTCTGGCTGCAAAAATTGATGGGATTTAG
- a CDS encoding glycoside hydrolase family 30 protein, whose product MKNLNIAILFLLFCTACSTTTLVDWVSTTPNAQWKTNQIETTTFVESTSAEIYLDKPQQVINGFGSCFNELGWTSLNQLSDADRESILNELFSPGVGANFTICRMPVAANDFSLNWYSYNETDGDFAMKNFSIENDKNTLIPFIKNAKQYNPDVKIWASPWSPPSWMKYNKHYASTSSQRMANMAEMYAKQREAQGDTAALGGFFANVGNPKYQNDLPIDREGKEGTDMFIQEEQYLEAYALYFSKFIEAYKNEGIDIFAVMPQNEFNSAQIFPSCCWTAAGLANFIGSYLGPAMSELGVDVYFGTMERPKEALVDTILQDPESSKYVKGVGFQWAGKDALPGLNKRYPDLAMFQTEQECGDGKNDWAGAMHSWELMKHYLNNGVSVYEYWNTSLLEGGVSRWGWEQNSLVVVNKAKKTYRYSYEYYMLKHASHYVLPGAQKLETGGEYNDLLAFKNTDGSIIIIAANQEETSKTINIKIGDSFISPVLPATSLNTFKIAAK is encoded by the coding sequence ATGAAGAACTTAAACATCGCAATTCTTTTTCTCCTTTTCTGTACTGCCTGTAGTACAACAACTCTGGTTGACTGGGTTAGCACAACGCCAAATGCCCAGTGGAAAACAAATCAAATAGAAACAACAACTTTTGTCGAAAGTACAAGTGCTGAAATATACCTTGATAAACCCCAACAGGTTATTAATGGCTTTGGAAGCTGTTTTAACGAATTGGGTTGGACATCGCTGAATCAGTTAAGCGACGCCGACCGCGAATCAATTCTTAACGAATTGTTCTCGCCTGGTGTTGGAGCCAATTTCACCATTTGCCGTATGCCCGTTGCGGCCAACGATTTTTCTTTAAACTGGTATTCGTACAACGAAACCGATGGCGACTTTGCCATGAAAAATTTTTCGATAGAAAACGACAAGAACACGTTGATCCCTTTTATTAAGAATGCCAAACAATACAACCCCGATGTAAAAATATGGGCATCGCCATGGAGCCCGCCATCGTGGATGAAATACAATAAACATTATGCCAGCACCTCATCGCAACGTATGGCAAACATGGCCGAAATGTATGCTAAACAACGCGAAGCACAAGGCGACACCGCGGCTTTGGGTGGCTTTTTTGCCAATGTAGGAAACCCCAAATACCAGAACGACCTGCCGATTGATCGCGAAGGAAAAGAAGGCACCGATATGTTTATCCAGGAAGAACAATACCTGGAAGCGTACGCGCTGTATTTCTCAAAATTTATTGAAGCATATAAAAATGAAGGCATCGATATTTTTGCTGTTATGCCACAAAACGAATTTAACTCGGCACAGATATTCCCGAGTTGTTGCTGGACAGCTGCCGGATTGGCCAATTTCATTGGTTCGTATTTAGGCCCTGCCATGAGCGAACTGGGAGTTGATGTGTATTTCGGAACGATGGAGCGCCCTAAAGAAGCACTGGTTGATACGATTCTGCAAGATCCGGAATCTTCAAAATATGTAAAAGGAGTAGGTTTTCAGTGGGCCGGAAAAGATGCACTTCCAGGCCTAAACAAACGTTATCCTGATTTGGCCATGTTTCAAACAGAGCAGGAATGTGGCGATGGAAAAAACGACTGGGCCGGAGCCATGCACTCGTGGGAACTGATGAAGCATTACCTGAATAACGGCGTTTCGGTTTATGAATACTGGAATACTTCGCTACTTGAAGGTGGAGTTAGCCGCTGGGGATGGGAACAAAACTCGCTGGTGGTTGTAAACAAAGCGAAAAAGACATACCGTTATTCGTACGAATATTACATGTTAAAACACGCCAGCCATTATGTATTGCCGGGAGCACAAAAACTCGAAACCGGTGGCGAATACAACGATTTGCTTGCCTTTAAAAATACCGATGGCTCAATTATTATTATTGCTGCCAACCAGGAAGAAACAAGCAAAACGATAAACATCAAAATCGGTGATTCTTTCATTTCACCTGTTTTGCCGGCAACGTCGTTGAATACTTTTAAAATAGCAGCTAAATAA